In Exiguobacterium acetylicum, the genomic stretch CGTTCGTTCGAGTCGCATCCGTTCCCGTTCCTCACGTGGTAAGAACATCATGAAAACGCCATAATCCCCTTTTTTAGGGAAGGAAATGTGACGAACCGTTTCACGAAATAAACGATCTGGTAATTGCGTTAAAATACCCGCCCCGTCTCCCGTCTTCGCATCGCTTCCTTGTCCACCACGGTGTTCCATTTGACAAAGCATGGCCAATGCATGTTCAACGATTTCATGACTCGCTCGTCCTGTTTGATGTGCGTAAACCCCGATCCCGCACGCATCATGTTCCATACGAGGGTCGTATAATCCCTGCTGTTCAGGGTATTGATGAAATGTCATAGTAGCACTCTCCTTGCCTTCTTAATTTTCTGTATATTCAGTTAAATTATACTTTACACCCTTTTATGTTTATTCGCTACTATGCATAATCACCATTTCGTTCAACCTTTGAAGGTAGAATTACCATATATCAACATTGATAACGCTTACATAAACTTGGATATTCATTCAATATTTTTTTTGGTTGAATTCTACACTTTGTGCGCGTATTACTTTGCCCGAACATATGATTCCGTGGTATTTTTAACTATGAAAAGAGTTATTGATCATGGAAATAAAGAGAGGAATAATACAATGAAAAAAACAATGCAATTTACGGGTCTCTTGATCGCAGGAAGCTCGATCTTATTAAGCGCATGTGGTCAGCAAGAGGAGAAGGCAACCGCATATGACAAGATTCAAAAAGAAGGAACGATCGTCGTCGCGACGGCTGGTACACTTTATCCGACATCTTATCATGAAGAGAAAAACAATAAGTTGACTGGATTTGATGTCGAAGTCGTCAAAGAAGTAGCAAAACGTCTTGATTTGAAAGTGAAATTCAAAGAGATGTCATTTGACGGTATGTTGACAAGCGTCAATACAGGTCAAGTCGATCTTGCCGCTAACGACATTACAATTACCGATGATCGTAAAGAAAAATTCGCGTTCTCTAAACCATATAAATATACGTATGGTACGGCAATCGTCCGTAAAAGTGACTTATCAGGCATCAAGTCTCTTGAAGACTTGAAAGGGAAAAAAGCTGCCGGAGAAGCTACAACGACATATATGCAGATTGCTAAAAAATACGGTGCAAAAGAAGTCACGTACGATAACGCGACGAACGATCAATATCTTCGAGATGTCTCAAATGGTCGAACAGACGTCATCTTGAATGATTACTACTTGCAAACACTCGCTGTCGATTTCTTCAAGGACTTCGATATTACGATTCATCCTGATATCGCTTATAATCCAAGTCAAGTTGGTTTAATCATGGATTTAGATAACAAGGAACTTCAATCCAACATTAACGAACAACTCGATAAAATGAAGGAAGATGGCACGTTAAAGGAAATTTCGAAGCAATTCTATGCCGGAAAAGATGTTTCCCAAATGCCTGACGTCAAAACGACGATCGTCGATGTGAATTAACGATGTCTTCGATTGATTGGCGGTCCGTCTTCAATCCGGAATTGGCGGTCGAATCGTTTCCTTATATTTTAAGTGGACTGGGACAGACGCTATGGATTTCCTTGCTCAGTATGACCATTGGTCTCGGAATCGGGTTAATCCTTGCCCTTTGCCGTCTGTCTCGTTTTCGTGTATTGCGTATTGGAGCGAGCGCCTACATCTCGTT encodes the following:
- a CDS encoding transporter substrate-binding domain-containing protein, producing MKKTMQFTGLLIAGSSILLSACGQQEEKATAYDKIQKEGTIVVATAGTLYPTSYHEEKNNKLTGFDVEVVKEVAKRLDLKVKFKEMSFDGMLTSVNTGQVDLAANDITITDDRKEKFAFSKPYKYTYGTAIVRKSDLSGIKSLEDLKGKKAAGEATTTYMQIAKKYGAKEVTYDNATNDQYLRDVSNGRTDVILNDYYLQTLAVDFFKDFDITIHPDIAYNPSQVGLIMDLDNKELQSNINEQLDKMKEDGTLKEISKQFYAGKDVSQMPDVKTTIVDVN